GAAATCCAGCCTTTACAAGTCGCTGAAAAATTTTAGCAACATGATGTTTTGAAGTATCGGTATATTCAGCAATCTCCTGAACATTCACAGGATGTTTACTACGAGCAACTATAATCATTCCGTGTAAGGCTATAGAAGCAGCTTCGGTAAGTGTAACAATTTTACCCATATAAAAAAATATTTGTAGTAATTGATTACGCAAATGTACAAACAATCTTTTATTAAAACAATTATTATTTTTGCCACATGGATTTTTTTATTATTTTAATCGTTGCTATAAGTCTTAGCTTTGATACTTTCGCTATATCGGTTTCAAGTGGCATTGCTTATCAGGAAATAAAGTTTTTGGAAGCATGTAAAATAGCCTTAACGCTCGCATTTTTCCAAACTCTTATGCCCTTTGCCGGATGGAGTTTTGGCATACAAATTCGTTCCTATATCGAACATATTGACCACTGGCTTGCTTTTGGCTTACTTTTATTTTTAGGACTTAAAATGATTCGCGAAGCATTTAAAAAGAATGAACATAAAGAATTTAATCCCTTACATCCTTTTACTTTAATTACTATTGCAATTGCAACAAGTATCGATGCTTTAGCCGTAGGTTTTACATTCTCGCTTATTAATATTCCTATAATCATCGCTGGAATAATTATTGGAGGTGTTACATATATAGCATCTATGACCGGTATTCTAATTGGTAAAAGCCTTAAAACTCAAAATCCTGCCATTATAGATGTTATTGGTGGTCTCATTCTTATAGCTTTAGGCACTAAAATATTAATAGAACATTTAACTCGTTGATCATGAAAAAAATAAAAAATCCTTATTCTAAAATTGAAACATATAATTGTTTTGGCTGTTCGCCCAATAATCCCATAGGGCTTCATTTAAATTTTGTATTAGAAGACGACGAAGTAATTTGTAAGTGGACACCATCGCATTATTACGAAGGTTGGCATAATATTTTACATGGGGGCATTCAAGCTACTTTAATGGACGAAATTGCTAGTTGGACAGTCCTTTCACTACTAAGAACCTCTGGCTTTACTATAAAAATGAATATTCAATTGCATAAAAATGTTTTTATTAGCGATGGTGAAATAACACTCAAGGCTAAACTAAAAAATAAAAAACTAAATTTAGCCACAATAGAAACCCAAATCTTTAACTCTAAACAAGAACTCTGCACAGAAGGAGAGTATGTTTATTATGTTTATTCACAAGAAATTGCCAAACAACGTTTTCATTTTCCTGAAAACGAAGACGAGCTTTTTGAAGAATAATACCAGTTCTTTTTCAACCCCAAATAAAAACCCATAAGCGAAGGTAGTAAAATATTAAAAAACCATAACAACGTATAAGCCATAATAATCACTACATCATTTATATACAATTCAGTAAATATTAAGATTCCAATATTCGATCGAACCAACAATTCAGACAACGAAGTAGTAGGTATAATGGTAGTTAATAAAAAAGAAAGAGCAGCATAAGGTAAAAAATTAACAAAATGAAAATTTACACCTAGAGCCATAAAGAGTAAATACAATTGAAAAGTAAAAACCATATAACGAATCATTGAAAGTCCTATTAATCGAAGAATATCATAAAAAGTATAAGCTTTTACAAAATATACAAATGCTAACCATTTGTTAGGGCAAAAAAGACTTAAAAGACGAATTATCGGTTTAAAAAAAACAAATAACAAAACAGTAATAGTAGTTAATATTACAATATATAAAACAGGTACATAATAAAAAGAAGTAATAAATAACATTGCCCCCACCCCCATTAATAAAGTTACAGATAATTGTGCTAAACTTGCTAATAAAGACGACAAAATGCCTTTTACTCTATTGGATTTCGATAATACCATCACTTTTCCAATAAACTCACCCGTTCTGTTGGGAAAAATATTAGAAACAGCAACTCCCATCAATACTGCTTTAAATGAACTTAATAAAGAGATTGGTTCTATTGGTTTATTCACAAATTTCCATTTAACAGCTTCAATTCCCCAATTGGCAATAACTAAAACCAACACCCACATTAATATAAAAACATCTATGTTTTGAAGCAATACAGTTAAATGATTCCCATCTATTTTATTACTTAAAATATAAAATCGATGATAAAAAAAGAGCAGCGATAAAATAAATATCGTCCATGCCAGCAATTGATAACTATATTTTTTAAAAAAAGTTCTCACTCTGCAACAATTAACTTACCTGTACTATATGATTTTTGTTCTATTAAATAAGGCTTACCATATACATAAACATGTCCAGAACTAAATAAATTTGCCCCCACTTCTTTTTCTACATTTACATAAAAGTTTCCTGTCGATTTGTGTGTTATATAATTATATCCTGTTTTAAAATTACGTGCATGAATATAGCCATACCCCATTGCCCATAAAAAACATATCCCAGCCGACCCGCTAATATAAGTATCGCCTGTTCCTGCATTTTGAGAATACGAAAAATAACCACTTTTTACAAGTAATGAAACTTTTGAAATATCACTCCAGTTATCAACTCTTATTGTATCATTTCGTAAAGTATCTAATAAATAAAAATCGCCACTACCATATAAATCAATATATTTAAAAGCAGGCGAATATATATGAACTTCAATGCGTTTATATTTTCGCAACCAATTACATCGATTTAAATTAGTAATTGCAAGGGTTTCATTAGTTAACTCAGTTTTAATATAAGGTAAAAGCTTGCTTCCTGTTTTTATCACTACTTTAGTTTGGCTATCCAAATGCCAATATACATTCATCAAACTATTAATACGTAAACGCTTAAAATTCGAAAAATATCGAGTCTGTTGCGTCTCTTCGCCATACGAATGAAAGCACTTAGAACCCTTTTGACATGAACTTAAAAACAAAAATAAACATTCTACAATAAAAATAAAGAAAAAAATTTTTTTTATCACATCTTTTATCATTTTTAACTACTAAATTTGCAGGCTCAAAAAAAATGTAAATTTGGCTAAAAAATCTAAACATAAAAAGAATGTATTAAAAAAACTTATCATAATAATTTTTACCTTTTTAATTATTATTTTAGGCTCAATTGCTTACTCTTATTATAATAAAATTTACAAAGAAAATGTTCGTATAGATCTTAAAGACGAATTTGTTTATATACCAACAGGTTCAAGCTTCGAAGACGTAGTAAGAATCTTAACGAAAGAACATATTTTAAACGATATTGCCTCGTTTGAATGGCTTGCTGAGCTAAAAAAATATAACCAACACGTAAAACCCGGAAGATATCGAATAAAAAAAGGCATGAACAACAACGAACTTATCAATTTATTGCGAAGCGGAAAACAAGAGCCTGTAAAACTTATTATTCGTGGTTTTAGAAACTATCAGGTATTAGCAGGTTATATTTCGCACAAACTCGAAGCTGACTCCAACAGTATTTGCGAACTTTTCGAAAACGAACTGATAGCACAACAATACGGCTTTAACAAACAAAATTTTCTATGTATCATTATTCCCAATACCTACGAATTTTATTGGAACACTTCTGCTTCTGAATTCATAGAACGTATGGCCAAAGAATATAAAATTTTTTGGAACGATGAACGAAAAAAAAGGGCTCAAGAAATAGGTTTGTCGCAAACCGAAATTGCGATTTTAGCTTCTATTGTTCAATTAGAAACAAATAAAAAAGATGAGATGCCAGATATAGCAGGAGTCTATATTAACCGACTAAAAAAAGGAATGCTGCTACAAGCCGACCCAACGGTTATCTATGCTGTTGGCGATTATTCTATTCGCAGAGTAAAACAAGAACATTTAACTTACGACTCTCCCTATAACACATATTTATATAAAGGATTGCCACCTGGTCCTATTTGTATCGCTTATCCACATTCAATTGATGCAGTTTTACATTATAAATTGCATAATTTTTTGTATTTTTGTGCCCGCAATGATTTTTCGGGCTACCATGTATTTGCTAAAACATTAGAAGAACATTTAAATAATGCACGAAAATATCAACGCGAACTAAATAAAAAGAAAATATATTAACCTATGGTAAGAATTAAATTTGGTACCGACGGATGGCGAGCCATTATTGCTAAAGAATTTACAGTTGATAATGTTGTAAGAGTTACATTAGCAGTATCGCGTTGGCTCAAAGCCAAACACAAAAAACCGAGTGTTGTAATAGCTTACGATTATCGCTTTAATGGTAAAATATTTTCAGAAACGGTTGCTAAAATCTTAGCTAATAATGAAATAAAAGTTTTCTATTGCCCTATACCAACCTCAACCCCAGCTCTTTCGTTAGGTGTTGTTCAAAACAAAGCCAATTTAGGAGTAATGATTACAGCTAGCCACAACCCACCCGAATATAATGGATATAAGCTAAAAGGTAGTCATGGAGGTCCACTACTCGAAGAAGACACCAAAGAAATAGAAACACTTATACCTGATGATCACGACTTAATAATCGATTCACTTAAGTGGGAAGAATTTGTAAAAAAAGAAATTATCATTGAAACAAACCTCGAGGATGCTTATGTAGAACATGTTCATAAACATTTTAACATCGAAAATATAAAAAAATCAGGATTTAATTTTGCATTCGATGCTATGTATGGCGCTGGTCAAAATATTATGCGTCGATTATTTCCCGAAATACCTCTTTTGCACTGCGAAGCTAATCCATCATTCAAAGGCATACCACCTGAACCGCTATTAAAAAATCTTCAAGAGTTCAGTAATTTTATTGCCCATAATGGCAAAATCAATGTGGGGTTAGCTGTTGATGGCGATGCCGACCGCATTGCACTTTTTGACTCTAAAGGTAATTATGTCGATTCGCACCATATTATATTATTACTCACTTATTATTTAGCCTATTACAAAAAAATGACAGGCAAGGTAGTAACCGGCTTCTCAAGTACTGTTAAAGTTGAAAAATTATGCGAAAAATATAATCTACCTGTACAACGTGTTCGTATAGGATTTAAAGATATTTGCAAGGTTATGCTCCACGAAGATGTTTTAGTAGGTGGCGAAGAATCGGGTGGAATCACCATTAAAGGGCATATACCCGAACGCGATGGCATTTGGATGGGGCTTACCATATGGAATGCATTGGTTGAAAGTGGCAAAACACTTGAACAACTCATCGAAGAAATTTATGCAATAACTGGTAAATTCTATTACTCACGCTACGATTTGAAAGTAGATGAAACTCTTAAAAAAGCGGTTATAAATGCTTGCAAAAACGAAACATTCACAGCTTTTTCAGGTGAAAAAATTATTCGCACCGAAACGCTCGATGGTTACAAATATTTCTTTAACGAAAACGAATGGCTTATGATTCGTCCTTCAGGTACAGAACCACTTTTACGCATTTATTCAGAAGCTTCAAGTCCCGAAAGAGTAGAAAATTTTATAAAATCGGGTCTAGAAAGTGTACAAAATTTGAAAATTAAATAATTTATTGTATCTTTGCACCCGCAAATTCTTCTATATGAAGAATAATTTTTGGAGAGATGGCAGAGTGGTCGAATGCGGCGGTCTTGAAAACCGTTGTGCTCGCGAGGGCACCGGGGGTTCGAATCCCTCTCTCTCCGCAAAAAAAGAGACTAATTCAAGATAGAGTTAGTCTCTTTTTTATTTTTAAAATTTAAGTCATAACTTGTATCAGCAAAATGAAAAGATGGCTATTTCATATAATCATAACGATAATCAATTGGTGGTAGCAACGTTTCCTTAATGGTGCGTGGACTAACCCAACGTAATAAATTCAGGTGACTACCGGCTTTGTCATTCGTTCCTGAACCACGAGCCCCACCAAATGGTTGCTGCCCAACCATTGCTCCCGTCGGCTTATCGTTGAAATATAAATTACCCGCTGCAAAACGCAAGGCTCGGCATGCCCGAATGGTAGCATAACGGTCGTATGAAAATATACTGCCCGTCAAAGCATAAGGCGAAGTTTGGTCAACAAGTTGTAGAGTTTCATCAAATTTATTGTCTTCGTAAACATAAATAGATAATACAGGACCGAATATTTCTTCTTCCATGGTTTTAAAATGCGGGTTCTTAACTTGAATTACGGTAGGTTCAATAAAATAGCCTTCCTGGTCATTGCCTTTACCACCAAATAAAATTTCAGCCTCATTCGATTTTTTGGCATATTCTATATAAGTCATAATTCGGTTAAAAGCCTCTTGGTCAATTACTGCATTCATAAAATTATTCAAATCGTCCACACCACCCATTTTTATGGTTGCAAGTTCATCAAGCATTTTCTGTTTAATGTCGGTCCATAACGTCTGCGGAATGTAAGCTCTCGATGCTGCAGAACATTTTTGTCCTTGATATTCAAACGCTCCGCGGATCATTGCGGTTACAACTTCTTCTATATTAGCCGATGGGTGAACCAAAATAAAATCTTTTCCTCCTGTTTCGCCAACAATTTTAGGATACGAACGATATTTTTCGAGGTTTTGATTGATTTGTGACCACAAACCTCTGAAAGTTTTAGTAGATCCGGTAAAATGAATTCCGGCAAATTCTCGATGGCTCAATACGATATCGCTAATCACTTGCCCTTTACCCGGAATAAAATTGATAACTCCATCGGGCAAACCAGCTTCTTTAAATATTTTCATCAACAAATAATTCGACAATAAAGCAGTTGTTGAGGGTTTCCACACAACCGTATTACCCATAAGTACTACCGATGCGTTTAAATTAGCCGCTATTGCTGTAAAATTAAAGGGTGAAATACTGTAAATAAAACCTTCGAGTGGACGGTACTCTACCCTATTTATGACCTCCTCGGTAGTTACAGGTTGCGATTCGTAAATTTTTGAAGCAAAATAATTGTTGAATCTCAAATAATCAATCACTTCGCATGCCGCATCGATTTCTGCTTGAAAAGCATTTTTCCCTTGTCCATGCATCGTTGTAGCATTGAGTAAATAGCGATATTTCTTACTAATAAGTTCTGCTGCTCGTTGAAAAATTGATGCACGTTCTACCCACGATAATTCCATCCATGATTGTTTAGCGTTCAGGGCTGCATCGATTGCCATTTGCACATGTTCGGGCTGTGCCATATGATACTCAGCCAACACATGACGATGGTTATGCGGCATAACCACTTTCCCTTTTTGACCGGAATAAATTTCTTTTCCACCAATAATTAACGGAATTTCAACTACTTCATTTTTCACTTTGTTGAGTGCTTCAATTAATAAAGCTCGTTCTTTTGAACCTTCTGCATAATTAATAAATGGTTCATTTTTAGGTTCTTTGAATTGATATATTGCATTATTCATAGGTGATATTTTTTTTGACAAAGATAATTATTTTTATTTAGACTTATTCTATTTTTAATAATTTTATATTTTTTTAATAGACTAAATGTTTAGTTTGAAAATAGTTATTGGTATAACCAAAAACATCACCTATTTTTGTTTCATTTTAAAATGCGTACTTATGCTGGAAGATTACTTTAAACCATATAGAAATAA
This sequence is a window from Bacteroidales bacterium. Protein-coding genes within it:
- the mltG gene encoding endolytic transglycosylase MltG, producing the protein MAKKSKHKKNVLKKLIIIIFTFLIIILGSIAYSYYNKIYKENVRIDLKDEFVYIPTGSSFEDVVRILTKEHILNDIASFEWLAELKKYNQHVKPGRYRIKKGMNNNELINLLRSGKQEPVKLIIRGFRNYQVLAGYISHKLEADSNSICELFENELIAQQYGFNKQNFLCIIIPNTYEFYWNTSASEFIERMAKEYKIFWNDERKKRAQEIGLSQTEIAILASIVQLETNKKDEMPDIAGVYINRLKKGMLLQADPTVIYAVGDYSIRRVKQEHLTYDSPYNTYLYKGLPPGPICIAYPHSIDAVLHYKLHNFLYFCARNDFSGYHVFAKTLEEHLNNARKYQRELNKKKIY
- a CDS encoding phosphoglucomutase/phosphomannomutase family protein; the protein is MVRIKFGTDGWRAIIAKEFTVDNVVRVTLAVSRWLKAKHKKPSVVIAYDYRFNGKIFSETVAKILANNEIKVFYCPIPTSTPALSLGVVQNKANLGVMITASHNPPEYNGYKLKGSHGGPLLEEDTKEIETLIPDDHDLIIDSLKWEEFVKKEIIIETNLEDAYVEHVHKHFNIENIKKSGFNFAFDAMYGAGQNIMRRLFPEIPLLHCEANPSFKGIPPEPLLKNLQEFSNFIAHNGKINVGLAVDGDADRIALFDSKGNYVDSHHIILLLTYYLAYYKKMTGKVVTGFSSTVKVEKLCEKYNLPVQRVRIGFKDICKVMLHEDVLVGGEESGGITIKGHIPERDGIWMGLTIWNALVESGKTLEQLIEEIYAITGKFYYSRYDLKVDETLKKAVINACKNETFTAFSGEKIIRTETLDGYKYFFNENEWLMIRPSGTEPLLRIYSEASSPERVENFIKSGLESVQNLKIK
- a CDS encoding PaaI family thioesterase, whose translation is MKKIKNPYSKIETYNCFGCSPNNPIGLHLNFVLEDDEVICKWTPSHYYEGWHNILHGGIQATLMDEIASWTVLSLLRTSGFTIKMNIQLHKNVFISDGEITLKAKLKNKKLNLATIETQIFNSKQELCTEGEYVYYVYSQEIAKQRFHFPENEDELFEE
- a CDS encoding flippase-like domain-containing protein, whose product is MRTFFKKYSYQLLAWTIFILSLLFFYHRFYILSNKIDGNHLTVLLQNIDVFILMWVLVLVIANWGIEAVKWKFVNKPIEPISLLSSFKAVLMGVAVSNIFPNRTGEFIGKVMVLSKSNRVKGILSSLLASLAQLSVTLLMGVGAMLFITSFYYVPVLYIVILTTITVLLFVFFKPIIRLLSLFCPNKWLAFVYFVKAYTFYDILRLIGLSMIRYMVFTFQLYLLFMALGVNFHFVNFLPYAALSFLLTTIIPTTSLSELLVRSNIGILIFTELYINDVVIIMAYTLLWFFNILLPSLMGFYLGLKKNWYYSSKSSSSFSGK
- a CDS encoding manganese efflux pump, giving the protein MDFFIILIVAISLSFDTFAISVSSGIAYQEIKFLEACKIALTLAFFQTLMPFAGWSFGIQIRSYIEHIDHWLAFGLLLFLGLKMIREAFKKNEHKEFNPLHPFTLITIAIATSIDALAVGFTFSLINIPIIIAGIIIGGVTYIASMTGILIGKSLKTQNPAIIDVIGGLILIALGTKILIEHLTR
- the pruA gene encoding L-glutamate gamma-semialdehyde dehydrogenase, producing MNNAIYQFKEPKNEPFINYAEGSKERALLIEALNKVKNEVVEIPLIIGGKEIYSGQKGKVVMPHNHRHVLAEYHMAQPEHVQMAIDAALNAKQSWMELSWVERASIFQRAAELISKKYRYLLNATTMHGQGKNAFQAEIDAACEVIDYLRFNNYFASKIYESQPVTTEEVINRVEYRPLEGFIYSISPFNFTAIAANLNASVVLMGNTVVWKPSTTALLSNYLLMKIFKEAGLPDGVINFIPGKGQVISDIVLSHREFAGIHFTGSTKTFRGLWSQINQNLEKYRSYPKIVGETGGKDFILVHPSANIEEVVTAMIRGAFEYQGQKCSAASRAYIPQTLWTDIKQKMLDELATIKMGGVDDLNNFMNAVIDQEAFNRIMTYIEYAKKSNEAEILFGGKGNDQEGYFIEPTVIQVKNPHFKTMEEEIFGPVLSIYVYEDNKFDETLQLVDQTSPYALTGSIFSYDRYATIRACRALRFAAGNLYFNDKPTGAMVGQQPFGGARGSGTNDKAGSHLNLLRWVSPRTIKETLLPPIDYRYDYMK
- a CDS encoding DUF2807 domain-containing protein, with translation MIKKIFFFIFIVECLFLFLSSCQKGSKCFHSYGEETQQTRYFSNFKRLRINSLMNVYWHLDSQTKVVIKTGSKLLPYIKTELTNETLAITNLNRCNWLRKYKRIEVHIYSPAFKYIDLYGSGDFYLLDTLRNDTIRVDNWSDISKVSLLVKSGYFSYSQNAGTGDTYISGSAGICFLWAMGYGYIHARNFKTGYNYITHKSTGNFYVNVEKEVGANLFSSGHVYVYGKPYLIEQKSYSTGKLIVAE